CGAACAcactatcaaatatatatagataggtAGATAAATATTCACAAAGAATTGTTACAATAATCTGAAAATTAAACTTCTTTTATAGGTAGGAGGATGGACAGAGGTCTACGATCAACTAACTTTTGCTACAGTGAGAGGGGCTGGTCACGAGGTTCCGCTATTTCAACCCAAGAGAGCATTCATtcttttcaaatcttttttgGCGGGGAAGGAATTGCCACATTCTTGACAAATTACTTGGAGATGACAACTAAAGAAAATTGATTATATATGAGCAACTTATTAATTAATGTAATTGTTTTATGATTTGGATTGATATGTTACAAATCCAAAATTAGTGCTTCTATATATGGAACATGATCCTCTTCATTTCAAATCACAAATCCATCTTGACCATGTTTGAGAAAACTGAGAGGATAAACCGTGGCATTTTCACTAATGGCTTCCCTTCCCTATGAGTCCAAACCTTCTGTCTCACTTTTCATATGCCACTTTATACTCCACTTATAAAAACTTACCACATGTCAACATATTTGATTAAATTCTATTATTATAACTTTTCCTATTTTAACaatctaaaatataataaaaagccAACACctcccccaccaccaccacactaCCAACCTTTGCGGGTGCCGGCCACTAACCCGTCAATATCGCTGGTCTGAACCGTTTTGGAATTTCCCCTACTTCACTTTTTTCAGGGACGACTTTCTGATTTGCCGCTccttttattctattttttgttttattgagaGTTTGATTCCTTTCATTCTTAGATCTGATTTCCAGTTTATCAGTGTTTGGTTTTTACTATTATAAATCCACATCTCGTGGCCCGCTCAAACGCCAAATCCACCATATCTAAAATCTAGAATCTAGAATAAGGACTAAGAGGTATCTGAGTTATGCCAACTAATGAGACTTTAGGAAATAGCGCTTATAAAGCTTCCACCCAgaccattttcattttcatgccTTAACCTGAACGACTCCATTCCTCCATCCTTAAGTACTGGAATGGAGTTACTGCAAAGAACGAACAGGGGAGCCAGTGTCTTTCTTGGAAAAACTAGCTTTTagtattgataataaaaaacgaCCCACCGGACCCATGCCGAAACCCATCTTTCAAACCCAAGCAAAAATCATAAAATCctaacaacaaagaaaaaccaATTTATCGAATTAACCCAGGTAACAGTGGTTGTCCATGACATGTCCGACGATATTGATGGGGATGGTGGCTGGTGCCGTGGtggagtggtggtggtggtggtgggaggTGTTgggttttttcattttattttagatagttaaaatagaaaagtcattataataaaatttaatgaaatagaCTGACATTAATAAGTTTTTATAAGTGGAGTATAAAGTGGCACATGAAAAATGAGACAGAATATTTGAACTCCTTCCCTATGTGTCATGCCACTTAATTTAGAAAACCGAGTAACCCAATTTCAATCCTAAATTAAGGACCAAAAGCAATTGAAGTGCATCGCAGATACCAGTGTGAGATGAAGAAATATTTACTCTAAACCCTCGCTGAGGCCTGGAGGCATTCCCAAGCTCTGGGCAAGATCACTCACCCTTTCCTCATGGCCTGAAAAATATAAGGGCTGAGACTTTCGGTTTTATAGCAAAGGTGGTAGAAGAGTttcaatcaccaaaaaaaaaaaaaaaaaaattctcacctAGACACTCTTCTGATGTGCATCCGTGTACGCCTCAGTAACTAAAAGCGAAAGTTTCTGCACCTAATGGAAaacatatatgtttttttttaataagtatatGCATAAGTCTCAAACAGTATCCATCATTTTAATCAGAACCCTAAACCAATTGGACGCTTTAATTTCCTACATTTTTAAAGATTCTGCACAATTGGAAGGTTGACAGACCCCCTGTTAATCAattaaatagtttaaaattttttcctccTTTCCTAAATATATTTCCAAGATATGCACTCAATAATAATTGGATCCTTAAATGGGCATGTTTCTTAGCCTAAAATCAAATGGTTGAGCATCATTAGATActtatcaagattttttttttttgtttattaagtTAGTGTTACCCAGAATAATTTTTTCTGGCTTTTCCACCCTTTTCCTTCATTCCAGAAAATTCTCTTCAACAATTTTCCAGTTAATatgttttccaaaatttattcttaaaagcgaaaaacaaaagtatattGACAAGGTCAAATTCAACTTTCATCAGTCGAGTCAGGCCATCAAACCAAACCAGAAATTTCCCCTAATAGTCACCCCAAACTGCTAACTTTTACACCATATTCTACTTACGTAGTTTCAATTAAAAGATGTATACAAGCTATTATAATAACAATGCATCTAAATGGCAATGGATCAGTAACAGCAATGAACATGCCCATAAGGATACAAGGACAAGAATAAGATAGTGGAAATGCAAAGACCCAATGGCTACAAAAGTTTTCACCAAACAAGAACACCTCATCCAAGATTAATTATGCTGCTTGAGGGTTCATGTGGTTATCTCATGGGACTTGAGTGATTATATTTGCTCTTGCAAAGCATCTAATCAAGAAATCCACATGCCAAACCAGTGTTCCATAAATTCTGAACAATGATATAGGGAGATCCAAAACAGACCCTTTTAGGAATTTAATAGATGTGAAAAGATCCTGCTATAAGAATacgttttacattttttttttaggaccaTCTCCTCCCCAATATATAACGGATGGAGAATGAAGTGCTAAGTTCAATCTCATAccgatttataaaaaaaataaaataggcaAACTACACAAACCTCCCTTAAGGTTTTACGGGATGACACTGCCCCTCAAAAATTATGGAAGAAATAACACTCCTTCCCTTAACACTTCTATCCTCTTGAGGTTTGTATAAATAAGTAGTTAGCAAGTTAGTTGTGGGAAGCTGTTACAGATGGGTGTACTTTAGTTTGGAGGTTGCTGATGTGCCAAAGCTGTGCTGATGTTTAATAGACTGATGTGTCATAATGTGTTTTAATTGAAAGTagttagtttgtttgtttgtttggaataCTATAATTGGTAACAAATAGCTAGCAACTGAATTGAAAGTATTTGGTTAATTAGTTGGCTAGGAACCTAGGAACACCAGAATTGTTACATATAGCTAGCAACTGAATTGTATAAAGGGAAACAAGGATCTCAATAATGAATCATTGAAGAATTTACCGAAACCATTTCCTAATCTCTTATCTCTTCAACACTTCTTGGAGGCCTGGTTGGCCTCAAATTCAACCCAAATTATCTTCCTTTACTACTTAATTTTTGGAAAGATCTTCATAGAACGTATAAAGAATTgaccacacatcttgggcaCCATATAGAATTAGGGTGAGGATTGAAGGTTTCCCAAGATTGATcatttactttgtttttcaaaatcacTACATTAAGGTATGCTTTCTAGTTTTTGTTCTAAAATTCAAGATTCTAGCAGACAATGCGTAAGACTATTGGTACATTTGATTGAAGTGAGAAtagggaggatagaaaatgatagaaaaaataTGAGAGATTTTAGATAAGTGGGGTGTTTGGTAAAAGTGATTTGGGGAGAGAGCTAGAAAATGGTGGAGCTCGGTTGTTTTCTTCCCAAGCCCACCACTTTTCagcccccaaattggagaggaAATGAGGGAGAAAAGGTTGGTTGGCTGATcagttttctcttcttcttcttttttctttttatgggtTATTTGTTAAATGATGGGCTTGCttattttattccaaaaaaaaaaatcatttataaaatattaatattaaaaaaaaagttatgtagtAGAGGCATGAGagaaaatttatacaaactctatttttttatcccttcacttttccatcctccaacttaacacaaaaaaggaaaactcACTTTTCCATTATCTCCTCCAATttttatcctctcactttttcatTCCCAACCAAACCTCCCGGTGTTAAGTGACATTCCATTATGAAACCAGATTTTCTAAACcaattcaaacataaaaaacTTGGTTTGACTCAACCTCTCAATTAAAAGCTTTGAACAAATTGGCCTATAAAATTAAATGtaaactttttttcatttagtgtgtgtttgtgttcaaCTTATTCACGTCCACGTTCTCCActacgtttttgttttttttttttttttttttttttggttttcacgcgtttttggagtattgcggttactgttcattgaacagtaactgCAAATGTGACTTtctgcagtgaacagtgcacatgtgcactgttcacggacccacaaatttcattttttatcaattttttcattaaaaatgggtcccacagcactattcacacatttaaaaattattttgctacagtgttttcagttttcagtttcagcaaaataagttctatccaaacacacccttaatctCAACCTTTCAATTAAATGAGTGAGAGTGGCACCAGTGGCTTTGGAGTTGATACATGGTATTTGTAAACTAAAAAATCATTAGATATTCCCAAAAAACAGCAACATAATATTTCCTTTTTAtgcatgaatttaattagtaacatCCACAATTACTTGAGGGAGAAAATACTATGTCACTATAGTTACATATTACTAGATAATTACTATTGTAACCCTAAGTGAGAGATCTCTTGTGATGCATTTATGATATTGTGCTGGCTTATTAACTAAGTTCGGATCCAGGTATCAGTTGGCCTTCTGGAGGGTCCAATGGTGTTCCAAAGTGTAATCCTTAAACTCATCATGTCCttactctttttctcttcaACCATCACCACTGTCATTGCTACCTTGCCAAAACAACAAGAGCTAGATCGAATTTCAGCACTGCCTGGACAACCACCAGTcacattttctcaattttctggCTATGTTACGGTCAACGAGCAACATGGACGAGCTCTCTTCTACTGGTTGACTGAAGCCACTTCTTTTCCTGAAAAGAAACCTCTTGTTCTTTGGCTCAATGGAGGTTAGTTTAGcttctttctcactttctttTAATTTCCACCGACTACGTACTATTCTTTTGTAATTCTAGGGTGATaggataataataattattaatgaaaagGGAAGGTCATAACCTCATAGCTAGGTGCTTCAATATATTTGTGAAAAGGTTGTACACAACtataaaaactcataaataaaattttttttttttttaaagtagaaaGGTAATacagaaaaattaataaatactcTAAGGGAATtagttttgaaatatttttaaaaactttttataggaaaagaaaaatataaataatttttttgatcaCGGGcttttatatttcctataagagttgtataaaatttttcttaaatggtttattaacaattttcttaAGGAAATTTGTTAACAAAGCACATCTTTTGTTACTAACTTGTAACTATACTAAAATTATGCTACTTAACAAATGATCACTACTCTATTTTGTACCTACCACATGGCTTAACTTCACAAAAGATTGACGTAAATAATCTAATTAATAAGTATACATTGCGTAATTGTGCAGGGCCAGGTGCTTCATCGGTGGCATATGGAGCATCGGAGGAAATCGGGCCATTTAGGATTAACCAGACTGGTTCATCTCTTTATCTCAATGAGTATTCATGGAATAAAGGTAACAACCActattcaaaataattaatattcaGCAAGTTGGTAAACCTTTATCTTTGCTAATTTGAGGCTAAAATCTATCACGTCTTTACTTTTGTACTTACAGAAGCGaatcttttatttcttgaaTCGCCTGCTGGTGTTGGTTTCTCGTACACAAATTCAAGCTCCAATCTTAAATATTCTGGAGATAAACAAACTGGTACTAGATTTtgatgatttattattattattattatttaatttgtcaaaaaattatgttgtaAGTGAATCCTATGCGTTACCAATTTTGTGACACAGCTGAGGATGCTCTAGTATTTCTAATTAAATGGATGTCAAGATTTCCACAATACAAACATCGAGAATTCTACATTGCTGGGGAGAGCTAtgctggtatatatatatatatatatatatatatatatgcaacaaataactaataacttattattacataattatGAGTAATTCtaaataatcatatataagCTTATGTTTTCATTCCTTTTATAGGGCATTATGTTCCCCAATTGGCAGAGAAAATTGTCGAATATAATAAGGCACTCTTGCAACCCATTTTCAACCTTAAAGGATTTATAGTAAGTAATACATAACTAACACAAATTTGAACTCCAAGTTTGATCAtaactctaattaaaaaatttcaatcgaATTATGTAGGTGGGAAATGCTCTAATTGATGAGTACTATGACTTCattggaaaaataatatattggtGGAGCCATTCAATGATATCTGATACAAGCTACCGATCAATTCTCAAGAAATGCAATTTCAAGGAGGTACATAAATCACAGGAATGTAATGCTGCAGTGCGCTATGTCGAGGCTCATGAGCATGGAAACATAAATGAACACAGTATTTATACACCACTTTGCATGGAATTGCTTAATAATACTATGAGGTCTCCAAGGCTCAAAAATACTCTATTGCATCGAAGGGTCTCAGGGTATGATCCATGTGCTATACATTATGCGAAGAAGTATTATAATCTACCAGAAGTACAAAAATCAATGCATGCAGATGTTAATGG
This DNA window, taken from Quercus robur chromosome 2, dhQueRobu3.1, whole genome shotgun sequence, encodes the following:
- the LOC126704968 gene encoding serine carboxypeptidase 24-like → MVELGCFLPKPTTFQPPNWRGNEGEKVSVGLLEGPMVFQSVILKLIMSLLFFSSTITTVIATLPKQQELDRISALPGQPPVTFSQFSGYVTVNEQHGRALFYWLTEATSFPEKKPLVLWLNGGPGASSVAYGASEEIGPFRINQTGSSLYLNEYSWNKEANLLFLESPAGVGFSYTNSSSNLKYSGDKQTAEDALVFLIKWMSRFPQYKHREFYIAGESYAGHYVPQLAEKIVEYNKALLQPIFNLKGFIVGNALIDEYYDFIGKIIYWWSHSMISDTSYRSILKKCNFKEVHKSQECNAAVRYVEAHEHGNINEHSIYTPLCMELLNNTMRSPRLKNTLLHRRVSGYDPCAIHYAKKYYNLPEVQKSMHADVNGILHYWTDFSADVNSNWTDSEISMLPTYKKLIAAGLRIWVFSGDTDAGVPVTGTRLSLNHLNLTVKTEWYPWYADDQVGGWTEVYNELTFASVRGAGHEVPQYQPKRAFILFKSFLAGKELPKS